A portion of the Lolium rigidum isolate FL_2022 chromosome 1, APGP_CSIRO_Lrig_0.1, whole genome shotgun sequence genome contains these proteins:
- the LOC124676139 gene encoding protein transport protein SFT2-like, which translates to MQKTAQSWFTGGTASSGTAAESQPSLLADWNSYAATRSDASSSSPLPFDIEAAVRTANDTVSGTFSVVSKGVRDLPGSFQGATSSFPSGKALMYFGLFLATGIFFVFIAFTLFLPVMVLMPQKFAICFTLGCALIIASLFALKGPANQFAHMTSKERLPFTVGFTGCMVGTIYVSMVLHSYFLSVIFSILQVLALAYYTISYFPGGSSGLKFLSSSLLSPVSRIFG; encoded by the exons ATGCAGAAGACGGCGCAGTCCTGGTTCACCGGCGGGACGGCCTCCTCCGGCACCGCCGCGGAGTCGCAGCCCTCCCTCCTCGCAGACTGGAACTCCTACGCCGCCACCCGCTccgacgcctcctcctcctccccgctccCCTTCGACATCGAGGCCGCCGTCCGCACCGCCAACGACACCGTCTCCGGCACCTTCAGCGT GGTGAGCAAGGGCGTGCGGGACCTGCCGGGGAGCTTCCAGGGCGCCACCAGCAGCTTCCCGTCCGGGAAGGCGCTCATGTACTTCGGCCTCTTCCTCGCCACCGGCATCTTCTTCGTCTTCATCGCATTCACGCTCTTCCTCCCCGTCATGGTGCTCATGCCGCAGAAGTTCGCCATCTGCTTCACGCTCGGATGCGCGCTCATCATCGCATCCCTCTTCGCGCTCAAGGGACCCGCCAACCAGTTCGCCCACATGACCTCCAAAGAG AGGCTACCGTTCACCGTTGGGTTCACTGGATGCATGGTTGGCACAATTTATGTCTCTATGGTGCTTCACAGCTATTTTCTGTCAGTGATATTCTCGATCCTTCAG GTTCTGGCTCTTGCTTACTACACCATATCCTACTTCCCTGGAGGCTCTAGCGGACTGAAGTTTCTCTCTTCAAGTCTCCTGTCTCCAGTATCAAGAATTTTTGGCTGA